The Fusarium graminearum PH-1 chromosome 2, whole genome shotgun sequence genome includes a region encoding these proteins:
- a CDS encoding trans-aconitate 2-methyltransferase produces the protein MAQANKDTWSADQYSKFLKDRTRPSIDLLAHVPNLSPKRVVDIGCGPGNSTAVLVDQYPNAKISGFDTSPDMIRKAKETLPNVDFEVADLQSFKPDVPVDVLFSNAVFQWLPNGKRIEIVTRLMDHLTPGGSLAFQIPYNLNEPSHASMREVADMPNKPWSETLKRANISRDQFPSPTEIWDGLKPLCADLDIWQTTYMHVMENHEGIVEWVKGTGLRPYVDPLDENAKKEYIETYLGKLKKAYKAQNDGKVLLPFPRLFVVATKA, from the coding sequence ATGGCACAGGCCAACAAGGATACGTGGTCCGCAGACCAATACTCCAAGTTTCTCAAAGATCGCACAAGACCTTCGATAGATCTCTTGGCGCACGTGCCCAACCTCTCGCCAAAGCGCGTCGTGGATATCGGCTGTGGACCCGGTAACTCAACCGCCGTGTTGGTAGATCAATATCCCAATGCAAAGATCTCGGGCTTTGATACGTCCCCTGACATGATCAGGAAGGCCAAGGAAACTTTGCCAAACGTGGACTTTGAGGTTGCCGACCTCCAATCCTTCAAGCCCGACGTTCCTGTTGATGTGCTCTTTTCCAATGCCGTGTTTCAGTGGCTACCCAATGGGAAGCGCATCGAGATTGTTACACGGCTTATGGATCATCTCACGCCAGGCGGAAGTCTCGCGTTCCAGATTCCCTACAACCTTAACGAGCCCAGCCACGCTTCGATGCGCGAAGTGGCTGACATGCCCAACAAACCCTGGTCCGAGACGCTCAAGCGCGCCAACATTTCCCGTGACCAATTCCCTTCACCAACCGAGATCTGGGATGGCCTCAAGCCTCTCTGCGCAGATCTTGACATCTGGCAGACGACATACATGCACGTGATGGAGAACCATGAAGGTATTGTCGAATGGGTCAAGGGTACGGGTCTTCGTCCTTATGTGGACCCGCTTGACGAGAACGCGAAGAAAGAATACATTGAGACATACCTGggaaagctgaagaaggcttACAAGGCGCAAAATGATGGAAAGGTGCTTTTGCCGTTCCCTAGATTATTTGTTGTTGCGACAAAGGCATAA